Proteins encoded by one window of Venturia canescens isolate UGA chromosome 2, ASM1945775v1, whole genome shotgun sequence:
- the LOC122407250 gene encoding zinc finger protein 260-like isoform X1 produces the protein MVRGGSSMALESNGNNVVWLNATRPDQIQQHVKDEQHRHLQHQQRYQRSTLKIPSQSQHIQQPVKCSMFTQTEPTNSFAHNDHSNSSYTEQRQTQQQATMFDPQQIQQQQQQQQQQAAQSQQSQQQQSQMYVTADKKEDKSQQQTTAAEFPYFYNVNMLQKVQTNAVSTIGAITTDDKGCYRFDVQPVGYNALLNQMSIAAATSATFKCDICGLVFGHMSLLNHHKRLHNTTPSNLQQPQQVVAQTPTTVTVATTPERPYTCDICGACFALPGELKSHKTNMHQKPKVQLCEDCGSEDPCEHHPTKVKKTIKPGHHPVKRRGVTSVTKCHKCNGTGIIFIGKDDEKLDSGISSLAKCTGCKATGRIIIGSGKQNQNQPEKPFHCNVCDGTFSRYSSLWSHKRLHSGDKPFKCEVCGLAFAKAAYLKNHGRVHTGEKPFKCSVCGMQFSQSPHLKNHERIHSGERPYQCEVCEKTFARHSTLWNHRRIHTGEKPYRCNTCGSAFNQATHLKNHAKVHTGEKPHRCDICEIGFSDRFALKRHRAIHEKYGQTARNQNANSASNAQQANTSNQQQQQQQQQQQQHDQQQQQSQQPQPGQQVVVVNATTPVTVSQGQGQAVMLDEVYKCQVAFPEPK, from the exons aT GGTCAGAGGCGGCTCATCGATGGCCCTTGAATCAAACGGTAACAACGTCGTGTGGTTGAACGCGACCCGTCCTGATCAAATACAGCAG CACGTTAAAGACGAGCAACATCGTCACCTGCAGCATCAGCAACGCTATCAGAGAAGCACTCTGAAAATCCCCAGTCAGAGCCAACATATTCAGCAGCCTGTCAAGTGCTCTATGTTCACACAGACCGAGCCTACTAACAGTTTTGCTCATAACGATCATAGTAATTCCAGTTATACAGAGCAACGACAG ACACAGCAACAAGCAACGATGTTCGATCCTCAGCAAatacagcagcagcagcagcagcagcaacaacaagcTGCGCAGAGTCAGCAGTCGCAGCAACAGCAGTCTCAGATGTATGTTACAGCAGACAAGAAAGAGGACAAGTCCCAGCAGCAGACGACGGCGGCTGAGTTCCCATACTTCTACAATGTCAACATGCTGCAGAAAGTTCAAACAAATGCGGTGAGCACAATTGGTGCGATCACTACCGACGACAAGGGTTGCTACCGTTTCGATGTGCAACCTGTCGGTTATAACGCATTACTGAACCAGATGAGCATAGCGGCTGCTACAAGCGCGACCTTCAAGTGTGACATTTGCGGCTTGGTTTTCGGTCATATGAGCCTCCTTAATCATCATAAAAGGCTTCACAATACGACACCCAGCAATCTGCAACAACCTCAGCAGGTTGTTGCACAAACACCTACCACCGTCACGGTCGCTACCACACCTGAGCGACCTTACACCTGCGACATATGCGGCGCGTGCTTTGCTTTACCTGGTGAACTCAAAAGCCACAAAACAAATATGCATCAAAAGCCTAAAGTTCAACTCTGCGAGGATTGTGGCAGCGAAGATCCCTGCGAGCATCATCCGACCAAAGTTAAAAAGA caaTCAAACCCGGTCATCATCCGGTAAAACGGAGGGGAGTTACGAGCGTTACCAAGTGCCACAAATGTAACGGGACCGGGATCATTTTTATTG GTAAAGACGACGAAAAACTAGATTCTGGAATCAGTTCCCTTGCGAAGTGTACCGGCTGCAAGGCGACAGGCCGTATCATCATAGGAA gcGGGAAGCAAAATCAGAACCAGCCGGAGAAGCCGTTTCATTGTAACGTTTGCGACggcactttttcacgatactCGTCGCTCTGGTCCCACAAGAGACTTCACTCTGGGGATAAACCATTCAAGTGCGAAGTCTGTGGTTTGGCCTTTGCGAAGG CGGcctatttgaaaaatcacggaCGTGTACATACCGGTGAAAAACCGTTCAAGTGCAGCGTTTGCGGTATGCAATTCTCTCAAAGCCCTCATCTGAAGAATCATGAACGAATTCACTCGGGCGAACGTCCTTATCAATGCGAGgtttgtgaaaaaacatttgcgaGACACTCAACCCTATGGAACCATCGAAGAATTCACACCGGCGAAAAACCTTATCGGTGTAACACGTGCGGCTCCGCATTCAATCAAGCGacgcatttgaaaaatcatgccAAGGTCCATACCGGTGAAAAACCCCACAG ATGTGACATTTGCGAGATAGGATTTTCGGATCGTTTTGCGTTGAAACGTCATCGAGCCATACACGAAAAGTACGGACAAACGGCACGAAATCAGAACGCGAATAGTGCGTCGAACGCGCAACAGGCGAACACGAGTAatcagcaacagcaacagcaacaacaacagcagcagcagcacgatcagcagcagcaacagtcTCAACAACCGCAACCGGGACAACAAGTGGTGGTGGTGAATGCGACGACGCCCGTGACGGTTAGTCAAGGACAAGGGCAGGCAGTGATGCTCGACGAGGTTTACAAATGTCAAGTGGCCTTCCCTGAGCCAAAATGA
- the LOC122407250 gene encoding zinc finger protein 2 homolog isoform X3, with the protein MVRGGSSMALESNGNNVVWLNATRPDQIQQHVKDEQHRHLQHQQRYQRSTLKIPSQSQHIQQPVKCSMFTQTEPTNSFAHNDHSNSSYTEQRQTQQQATMFDPQQIQQQQQQQQQQAAQSQQSQQQQSQMYVTADKKEDKSQQQTTAAEFPYFYNVNMLQKVQTNAVSTIGAITTDDKGCYRFDVQPVGYNALLNQMSIAAATSATFKCDICGLVFGHMSLLNHHKRLHNTTPSNLQQPQQVVAQTPTTVTVATTPERPYTCDICGACFALPGELKSHKTNMHQKPKVQLCEDCGSEDPCEHHPTKVKKTIKPGHHPVKRRGVTSVTKCHKCNGTGIIFIGGKQNQNQPEKPFHCNVCDGTFSRYSSLWSHKRLHSGDKPFKCEVCGLAFAKAAYLKNHGRVHTGEKPFKCSVCGMQFSQSPHLKNHERIHSGERPYQCEVCEKTFARHSTLWNHRRIHTGEKPYRCNTCGSAFNQATHLKNHAKVHTGEKPHRCDICEIGFSDRFALKRHRAIHEKYGQTARNQNANSASNAQQANTSNQQQQQQQQQQQQHDQQQQQSQQPQPGQQVVVVNATTPVTVSQGQGQAVMLDEVYKCQVAFPEPK; encoded by the exons aT GGTCAGAGGCGGCTCATCGATGGCCCTTGAATCAAACGGTAACAACGTCGTGTGGTTGAACGCGACCCGTCCTGATCAAATACAGCAG CACGTTAAAGACGAGCAACATCGTCACCTGCAGCATCAGCAACGCTATCAGAGAAGCACTCTGAAAATCCCCAGTCAGAGCCAACATATTCAGCAGCCTGTCAAGTGCTCTATGTTCACACAGACCGAGCCTACTAACAGTTTTGCTCATAACGATCATAGTAATTCCAGTTATACAGAGCAACGACAG ACACAGCAACAAGCAACGATGTTCGATCCTCAGCAAatacagcagcagcagcagcagcagcaacaacaagcTGCGCAGAGTCAGCAGTCGCAGCAACAGCAGTCTCAGATGTATGTTACAGCAGACAAGAAAGAGGACAAGTCCCAGCAGCAGACGACGGCGGCTGAGTTCCCATACTTCTACAATGTCAACATGCTGCAGAAAGTTCAAACAAATGCGGTGAGCACAATTGGTGCGATCACTACCGACGACAAGGGTTGCTACCGTTTCGATGTGCAACCTGTCGGTTATAACGCATTACTGAACCAGATGAGCATAGCGGCTGCTACAAGCGCGACCTTCAAGTGTGACATTTGCGGCTTGGTTTTCGGTCATATGAGCCTCCTTAATCATCATAAAAGGCTTCACAATACGACACCCAGCAATCTGCAACAACCTCAGCAGGTTGTTGCACAAACACCTACCACCGTCACGGTCGCTACCACACCTGAGCGACCTTACACCTGCGACATATGCGGCGCGTGCTTTGCTTTACCTGGTGAACTCAAAAGCCACAAAACAAATATGCATCAAAAGCCTAAAGTTCAACTCTGCGAGGATTGTGGCAGCGAAGATCCCTGCGAGCATCATCCGACCAAAGTTAAAAAGA caaTCAAACCCGGTCATCATCCGGTAAAACGGAGGGGAGTTACGAGCGTTACCAAGTGCCACAAATGTAACGGGACCGGGATCATTTTTATTG gcGGGAAGCAAAATCAGAACCAGCCGGAGAAGCCGTTTCATTGTAACGTTTGCGACggcactttttcacgatactCGTCGCTCTGGTCCCACAAGAGACTTCACTCTGGGGATAAACCATTCAAGTGCGAAGTCTGTGGTTTGGCCTTTGCGAAGG CGGcctatttgaaaaatcacggaCGTGTACATACCGGTGAAAAACCGTTCAAGTGCAGCGTTTGCGGTATGCAATTCTCTCAAAGCCCTCATCTGAAGAATCATGAACGAATTCACTCGGGCGAACGTCCTTATCAATGCGAGgtttgtgaaaaaacatttgcgaGACACTCAACCCTATGGAACCATCGAAGAATTCACACCGGCGAAAAACCTTATCGGTGTAACACGTGCGGCTCCGCATTCAATCAAGCGacgcatttgaaaaatcatgccAAGGTCCATACCGGTGAAAAACCCCACAG ATGTGACATTTGCGAGATAGGATTTTCGGATCGTTTTGCGTTGAAACGTCATCGAGCCATACACGAAAAGTACGGACAAACGGCACGAAATCAGAACGCGAATAGTGCGTCGAACGCGCAACAGGCGAACACGAGTAatcagcaacagcaacagcaacaacaacagcagcagcagcacgatcagcagcagcaacagtcTCAACAACCGCAACCGGGACAACAAGTGGTGGTGGTGAATGCGACGACGCCCGTGACGGTTAGTCAAGGACAAGGGCAGGCAGTGATGCTCGACGAGGTTTACAAATGTCAAGTGGCCTTCCCTGAGCCAAAATGA
- the LOC122407250 gene encoding zinc finger protein 260-like isoform X2: MALESNGNNVVWLNATRPDQIQQHVKDEQHRHLQHQQRYQRSTLKIPSQSQHIQQPVKCSMFTQTEPTNSFAHNDHSNSSYTEQRQTQQQATMFDPQQIQQQQQQQQQQAAQSQQSQQQQSQMYVTADKKEDKSQQQTTAAEFPYFYNVNMLQKVQTNAVSTIGAITTDDKGCYRFDVQPVGYNALLNQMSIAAATSATFKCDICGLVFGHMSLLNHHKRLHNTTPSNLQQPQQVVAQTPTTVTVATTPERPYTCDICGACFALPGELKSHKTNMHQKPKVQLCEDCGSEDPCEHHPTKVKKTIKPGHHPVKRRGVTSVTKCHKCNGTGIIFIGKDDEKLDSGISSLAKCTGCKATGRIIIGSGKQNQNQPEKPFHCNVCDGTFSRYSSLWSHKRLHSGDKPFKCEVCGLAFAKAAYLKNHGRVHTGEKPFKCSVCGMQFSQSPHLKNHERIHSGERPYQCEVCEKTFARHSTLWNHRRIHTGEKPYRCNTCGSAFNQATHLKNHAKVHTGEKPHRCDICEIGFSDRFALKRHRAIHEKYGQTARNQNANSASNAQQANTSNQQQQQQQQQQQQHDQQQQQSQQPQPGQQVVVVNATTPVTVSQGQGQAVMLDEVYKCQVAFPEPK, encoded by the exons ATGGCCCTTGAATCAAACGGTAACAACGTCGTGTGGTTGAACGCGACCCGTCCTGATCAAATACAGCAG CACGTTAAAGACGAGCAACATCGTCACCTGCAGCATCAGCAACGCTATCAGAGAAGCACTCTGAAAATCCCCAGTCAGAGCCAACATATTCAGCAGCCTGTCAAGTGCTCTATGTTCACACAGACCGAGCCTACTAACAGTTTTGCTCATAACGATCATAGTAATTCCAGTTATACAGAGCAACGACAG ACACAGCAACAAGCAACGATGTTCGATCCTCAGCAAatacagcagcagcagcagcagcagcaacaacaagcTGCGCAGAGTCAGCAGTCGCAGCAACAGCAGTCTCAGATGTATGTTACAGCAGACAAGAAAGAGGACAAGTCCCAGCAGCAGACGACGGCGGCTGAGTTCCCATACTTCTACAATGTCAACATGCTGCAGAAAGTTCAAACAAATGCGGTGAGCACAATTGGTGCGATCACTACCGACGACAAGGGTTGCTACCGTTTCGATGTGCAACCTGTCGGTTATAACGCATTACTGAACCAGATGAGCATAGCGGCTGCTACAAGCGCGACCTTCAAGTGTGACATTTGCGGCTTGGTTTTCGGTCATATGAGCCTCCTTAATCATCATAAAAGGCTTCACAATACGACACCCAGCAATCTGCAACAACCTCAGCAGGTTGTTGCACAAACACCTACCACCGTCACGGTCGCTACCACACCTGAGCGACCTTACACCTGCGACATATGCGGCGCGTGCTTTGCTTTACCTGGTGAACTCAAAAGCCACAAAACAAATATGCATCAAAAGCCTAAAGTTCAACTCTGCGAGGATTGTGGCAGCGAAGATCCCTGCGAGCATCATCCGACCAAAGTTAAAAAGA caaTCAAACCCGGTCATCATCCGGTAAAACGGAGGGGAGTTACGAGCGTTACCAAGTGCCACAAATGTAACGGGACCGGGATCATTTTTATTG GTAAAGACGACGAAAAACTAGATTCTGGAATCAGTTCCCTTGCGAAGTGTACCGGCTGCAAGGCGACAGGCCGTATCATCATAGGAA gcGGGAAGCAAAATCAGAACCAGCCGGAGAAGCCGTTTCATTGTAACGTTTGCGACggcactttttcacgatactCGTCGCTCTGGTCCCACAAGAGACTTCACTCTGGGGATAAACCATTCAAGTGCGAAGTCTGTGGTTTGGCCTTTGCGAAGG CGGcctatttgaaaaatcacggaCGTGTACATACCGGTGAAAAACCGTTCAAGTGCAGCGTTTGCGGTATGCAATTCTCTCAAAGCCCTCATCTGAAGAATCATGAACGAATTCACTCGGGCGAACGTCCTTATCAATGCGAGgtttgtgaaaaaacatttgcgaGACACTCAACCCTATGGAACCATCGAAGAATTCACACCGGCGAAAAACCTTATCGGTGTAACACGTGCGGCTCCGCATTCAATCAAGCGacgcatttgaaaaatcatgccAAGGTCCATACCGGTGAAAAACCCCACAG ATGTGACATTTGCGAGATAGGATTTTCGGATCGTTTTGCGTTGAAACGTCATCGAGCCATACACGAAAAGTACGGACAAACGGCACGAAATCAGAACGCGAATAGTGCGTCGAACGCGCAACAGGCGAACACGAGTAatcagcaacagcaacagcaacaacaacagcagcagcagcacgatcagcagcagcaacagtcTCAACAACCGCAACCGGGACAACAAGTGGTGGTGGTGAATGCGACGACGCCCGTGACGGTTAGTCAAGGACAAGGGCAGGCAGTGATGCTCGACGAGGTTTACAAATGTCAAGTGGCCTTCCCTGAGCCAAAATGA
- the LOC122407250 gene encoding zinc finger protein 723-like isoform X4 has product MFTQTEPTNSFAHNDHSNSSYTEQRQTQQQATMFDPQQIQQQQQQQQQQAAQSQQSQQQQSQMYVTADKKEDKSQQQTTAAEFPYFYNVNMLQKVQTNAVSTIGAITTDDKGCYRFDVQPVGYNALLNQMSIAAATSATFKCDICGLVFGHMSLLNHHKRLHNTTPSNLQQPQQVVAQTPTTVTVATTPERPYTCDICGACFALPGELKSHKTNMHQKPKVQLCEDCGSEDPCEHHPTKVKKTIKPGHHPVKRRGVTSVTKCHKCNGTGIIFIGKDDEKLDSGISSLAKCTGCKATGRIIIGSGKQNQNQPEKPFHCNVCDGTFSRYSSLWSHKRLHSGDKPFKCEVCGLAFAKAAYLKNHGRVHTGEKPFKCSVCGMQFSQSPHLKNHERIHSGERPYQCEVCEKTFARHSTLWNHRRIHTGEKPYRCNTCGSAFNQATHLKNHAKVHTGEKPHRCDICEIGFSDRFALKRHRAIHEKYGQTARNQNANSASNAQQANTSNQQQQQQQQQQQQHDQQQQQSQQPQPGQQVVVVNATTPVTVSQGQGQAVMLDEVYKCQVAFPEPK; this is encoded by the exons ATGTTCACACAGACCGAGCCTACTAACAGTTTTGCTCATAACGATCATAGTAATTCCAGTTATACAGAGCAACGACAG ACACAGCAACAAGCAACGATGTTCGATCCTCAGCAAatacagcagcagcagcagcagcagcaacaacaagcTGCGCAGAGTCAGCAGTCGCAGCAACAGCAGTCTCAGATGTATGTTACAGCAGACAAGAAAGAGGACAAGTCCCAGCAGCAGACGACGGCGGCTGAGTTCCCATACTTCTACAATGTCAACATGCTGCAGAAAGTTCAAACAAATGCGGTGAGCACAATTGGTGCGATCACTACCGACGACAAGGGTTGCTACCGTTTCGATGTGCAACCTGTCGGTTATAACGCATTACTGAACCAGATGAGCATAGCGGCTGCTACAAGCGCGACCTTCAAGTGTGACATTTGCGGCTTGGTTTTCGGTCATATGAGCCTCCTTAATCATCATAAAAGGCTTCACAATACGACACCCAGCAATCTGCAACAACCTCAGCAGGTTGTTGCACAAACACCTACCACCGTCACGGTCGCTACCACACCTGAGCGACCTTACACCTGCGACATATGCGGCGCGTGCTTTGCTTTACCTGGTGAACTCAAAAGCCACAAAACAAATATGCATCAAAAGCCTAAAGTTCAACTCTGCGAGGATTGTGGCAGCGAAGATCCCTGCGAGCATCATCCGACCAAAGTTAAAAAGA caaTCAAACCCGGTCATCATCCGGTAAAACGGAGGGGAGTTACGAGCGTTACCAAGTGCCACAAATGTAACGGGACCGGGATCATTTTTATTG GTAAAGACGACGAAAAACTAGATTCTGGAATCAGTTCCCTTGCGAAGTGTACCGGCTGCAAGGCGACAGGCCGTATCATCATAGGAA gcGGGAAGCAAAATCAGAACCAGCCGGAGAAGCCGTTTCATTGTAACGTTTGCGACggcactttttcacgatactCGTCGCTCTGGTCCCACAAGAGACTTCACTCTGGGGATAAACCATTCAAGTGCGAAGTCTGTGGTTTGGCCTTTGCGAAGG CGGcctatttgaaaaatcacggaCGTGTACATACCGGTGAAAAACCGTTCAAGTGCAGCGTTTGCGGTATGCAATTCTCTCAAAGCCCTCATCTGAAGAATCATGAACGAATTCACTCGGGCGAACGTCCTTATCAATGCGAGgtttgtgaaaaaacatttgcgaGACACTCAACCCTATGGAACCATCGAAGAATTCACACCGGCGAAAAACCTTATCGGTGTAACACGTGCGGCTCCGCATTCAATCAAGCGacgcatttgaaaaatcatgccAAGGTCCATACCGGTGAAAAACCCCACAG ATGTGACATTTGCGAGATAGGATTTTCGGATCGTTTTGCGTTGAAACGTCATCGAGCCATACACGAAAAGTACGGACAAACGGCACGAAATCAGAACGCGAATAGTGCGTCGAACGCGCAACAGGCGAACACGAGTAatcagcaacagcaacagcaacaacaacagcagcagcagcacgatcagcagcagcaacagtcTCAACAACCGCAACCGGGACAACAAGTGGTGGTGGTGAATGCGACGACGCCCGTGACGGTTAGTCAAGGACAAGGGCAGGCAGTGATGCTCGACGAGGTTTACAAATGTCAAGTGGCCTTCCCTGAGCCAAAATGA
- the LOC122407250 gene encoding zinc finger protein OZF-like isoform X5, which translates to MRNMIPRQTQQQATMFDPQQIQQQQQQQQQQAAQSQQSQQQQSQMYVTADKKEDKSQQQTTAAEFPYFYNVNMLQKVQTNAVSTIGAITTDDKGCYRFDVQPVGYNALLNQMSIAAATSATFKCDICGLVFGHMSLLNHHKRLHNTTPSNLQQPQQVVAQTPTTVTVATTPERPYTCDICGACFALPGELKSHKTNMHQKPKVQLCEDCGSEDPCEHHPTKVKKTIKPGHHPVKRRGVTSVTKCHKCNGTGIIFIGKDDEKLDSGISSLAKCTGCKATGRIIIGSGKQNQNQPEKPFHCNVCDGTFSRYSSLWSHKRLHSGDKPFKCEVCGLAFAKAAYLKNHGRVHTGEKPFKCSVCGMQFSQSPHLKNHERIHSGERPYQCEVCEKTFARHSTLWNHRRIHTGEKPYRCNTCGSAFNQATHLKNHAKVHTGEKPHRCDICEIGFSDRFALKRHRAIHEKYGQTARNQNANSASNAQQANTSNQQQQQQQQQQQQHDQQQQQSQQPQPGQQVVVVNATTPVTVSQGQGQAVMLDEVYKCQVAFPEPK; encoded by the exons ATGCGTAACATGATCCCTCGACAGACACAGCAACAAGCAACGATGTTCGATCCTCAGCAAatacagcagcagcagcagcagcagcaacaacaagcTGCGCAGAGTCAGCAGTCGCAGCAACAGCAGTCTCAGATGTATGTTACAGCAGACAAGAAAGAGGACAAGTCCCAGCAGCAGACGACGGCGGCTGAGTTCCCATACTTCTACAATGTCAACATGCTGCAGAAAGTTCAAACAAATGCGGTGAGCACAATTGGTGCGATCACTACCGACGACAAGGGTTGCTACCGTTTCGATGTGCAACCTGTCGGTTATAACGCATTACTGAACCAGATGAGCATAGCGGCTGCTACAAGCGCGACCTTCAAGTGTGACATTTGCGGCTTGGTTTTCGGTCATATGAGCCTCCTTAATCATCATAAAAGGCTTCACAATACGACACCCAGCAATCTGCAACAACCTCAGCAGGTTGTTGCACAAACACCTACCACCGTCACGGTCGCTACCACACCTGAGCGACCTTACACCTGCGACATATGCGGCGCGTGCTTTGCTTTACCTGGTGAACTCAAAAGCCACAAAACAAATATGCATCAAAAGCCTAAAGTTCAACTCTGCGAGGATTGTGGCAGCGAAGATCCCTGCGAGCATCATCCGACCAAAGTTAAAAAGA caaTCAAACCCGGTCATCATCCGGTAAAACGGAGGGGAGTTACGAGCGTTACCAAGTGCCACAAATGTAACGGGACCGGGATCATTTTTATTG GTAAAGACGACGAAAAACTAGATTCTGGAATCAGTTCCCTTGCGAAGTGTACCGGCTGCAAGGCGACAGGCCGTATCATCATAGGAA gcGGGAAGCAAAATCAGAACCAGCCGGAGAAGCCGTTTCATTGTAACGTTTGCGACggcactttttcacgatactCGTCGCTCTGGTCCCACAAGAGACTTCACTCTGGGGATAAACCATTCAAGTGCGAAGTCTGTGGTTTGGCCTTTGCGAAGG CGGcctatttgaaaaatcacggaCGTGTACATACCGGTGAAAAACCGTTCAAGTGCAGCGTTTGCGGTATGCAATTCTCTCAAAGCCCTCATCTGAAGAATCATGAACGAATTCACTCGGGCGAACGTCCTTATCAATGCGAGgtttgtgaaaaaacatttgcgaGACACTCAACCCTATGGAACCATCGAAGAATTCACACCGGCGAAAAACCTTATCGGTGTAACACGTGCGGCTCCGCATTCAATCAAGCGacgcatttgaaaaatcatgccAAGGTCCATACCGGTGAAAAACCCCACAG ATGTGACATTTGCGAGATAGGATTTTCGGATCGTTTTGCGTTGAAACGTCATCGAGCCATACACGAAAAGTACGGACAAACGGCACGAAATCAGAACGCGAATAGTGCGTCGAACGCGCAACAGGCGAACACGAGTAatcagcaacagcaacagcaacaacaacagcagcagcagcacgatcagcagcagcaacagtcTCAACAACCGCAACCGGGACAACAAGTGGTGGTGGTGAATGCGACGACGCCCGTGACGGTTAGTCAAGGACAAGGGCAGGCAGTGATGCTCGACGAGGTTTACAAATGTCAAGTGGCCTTCCCTGAGCCAAAATGA